The proteins below are encoded in one region of Pseudomonas putida S13.1.2:
- a CDS encoding DUF3077 domain-containing protein yields MSTEETKFTVGKTTFYQGENQTHPLFRIEAGIPCQSAREQASELMGYARDMTLDGLMEDKPQLIWASHYLCALAKALMDDAELGMMKTP; encoded by the coding sequence ATGTCCACAGAAGAAACCAAATTCACCGTCGGCAAAACCACCTTCTATCAAGGTGAAAACCAGACCCATCCGCTGTTTCGCATCGAAGCCGGCATACCTTGCCAGAGTGCCCGTGAACAGGCATCGGAATTGATGGGCTACGCACGGGATATGACCTTGGATGGCTTGATGGAAGACAAACCACAGTTGATCTGGGCCTCTCACTACCTATGTGCCTTGGCCAAAGCACTTATGGATGATGCCGAGTTGGGCATGATGAAGACCCCGTGA
- a CDS encoding AAA family ATPase — protein MLTTLAIGNYRSINHLILPLGQLNLVTGANGSGKSNLYKALRLLAETAQGGVIEALAREGGLDSTWWAGPATSARMKRGEVPIQGQHPSEARRLRLGFATEDFGFAISLGLPIPLPYPTAFMLDPEIKCEAIWGAGAYRPASLLVERKNAMVRAREGNGWAVLDQHADSGESFFNIVGRPRQAPEIGELRAFINSWRFYDHFRIDRDAPCRQPQLGTRSPVLHHDGRNLASALQTIIEIGDVEDLVAALDDAFPGSRLAIDAPPGGLFSVRLHQHGLLRPLGGAELSDGTLRYLLLMAALLTPRPPSLMVLNEPETSLHADLLPALARLIIRASQRSQVWVVSHSNPLIDTLTACEGCNVLELEKHHGQTQLRGVGLLDEPLWRWVD, from the coding sequence ATGCTCACTACCCTCGCCATCGGCAACTACCGCTCGATCAACCACCTGATACTGCCGCTGGGCCAACTCAACCTGGTGACCGGTGCCAACGGCAGCGGCAAATCCAACCTGTACAAGGCCCTGCGCCTGCTGGCCGAAACCGCCCAGGGCGGCGTGATCGAAGCCCTCGCCCGTGAAGGCGGGCTGGATTCGACCTGGTGGGCCGGCCCGGCAACCAGCGCACGGATGAAGCGCGGCGAAGTGCCCATCCAAGGCCAGCACCCGAGCGAAGCCAGGCGCCTGCGCCTGGGCTTTGCCACCGAGGACTTCGGTTTTGCCATCTCCCTCGGCCTGCCGATCCCCCTGCCGTATCCGACTGCGTTCATGCTCGACCCTGAGATAAAGTGCGAAGCCATCTGGGGCGCTGGTGCCTATCGGCCCGCCTCCTTGCTGGTCGAGCGCAAGAACGCCATGGTGCGGGCCCGCGAGGGCAACGGCTGGGCAGTGCTGGATCAGCATGCTGACAGCGGCGAGAGCTTCTTCAACATCGTCGGCCGGCCCCGCCAGGCGCCGGAGATTGGTGAGCTGCGCGCGTTCATCAACAGCTGGCGGTTCTACGACCACTTTCGCATCGACCGCGACGCGCCTTGTCGACAGCCACAGCTGGGTACCCGGTCGCCAGTGTTGCATCACGACGGCCGCAACCTCGCTTCGGCGCTGCAGACCATTATCGAGATTGGTGATGTCGAAGACCTGGTAGCGGCGCTGGACGACGCGTTTCCCGGCAGCCGTCTGGCGATTGATGCCCCGCCGGGCGGGCTGTTCAGCGTGCGGCTACACCAGCATGGGCTGCTGCGCCCGTTAGGGGGTGCTGAATTGTCGGATGGCACCTTGAGGTACCTGTTGCTGATGGCAGCGCTGCTGACACCGCGGCCGCCGTCACTGATGGTGCTGAACGAACCGGAAACCAGCTTGCATGCCGACCTGCTACCTGCGCTGGCCCGCCTGATCATCCGCGCCTCGCAACGTAGCCAAGTGTGGGTGGTGTCGCACAGCAATCCGCTGATCGACACATTGACCGCGTGCGAGGGGTGCAATGTGCTGGAGCTTGAGAAGCACCACGGGCAAACGCAGTTGCGAGGGGTCGGTTTGCTGGATGAGCCACTGTGGCGGTGGGTTGACTGA